Proteins from a single region of Pseudarthrobacter sp. NIBRBAC000502772:
- a CDS encoding MFS transporter, translating into MTVTTGTNATKELLDSPVLRSAISKASFRLMPMLVILYVVAFLDRTNVGFAEAALEVDRGITAGAYALGAGIFFIGYALFEIPSNLLLTKFGAKVWLARIAITWGIVSACFAFVQGETSFIILRFLLGVTEAGLFPGVIMFLAAWFPNKVRVKMFAIFYLAQPFSQMMGAPLSGWLINIGDQVPGVAGWQVMFFVEGMLAVLAGIAAYFFLINTPQDAKFLDKDEKKALLDVMALEDGVKEKDGPRGVLAAMKNRKVWYFTAIYFCLQIAVYGVTFYLPQQVAQLTGQKVGIEVGLLAAIPWFFGIFACYFIGKAANTIVRRRVWGTGLFISTGLCIFGSAWAGSSHLPALGIIFITLAVCSFLSIGPIAWSYPTAFLTGTAAAAGIGLINSLGNLGGFVAPILRTTVNQVTASDTGTMGVYALGVLPFVAAIMMYATKRFRNKADDLLDNK; encoded by the coding sequence ATGACTGTCACCACTGGAACAAACGCCACCAAGGAGTTACTGGATTCACCGGTCCTAAGATCGGCGATCTCCAAAGCCTCCTTCCGGCTGATGCCGATGCTCGTCATCCTGTACGTCGTGGCCTTCCTGGACCGCACCAACGTGGGCTTCGCCGAGGCAGCACTTGAGGTGGACAGGGGCATCACCGCCGGCGCATATGCCCTGGGCGCCGGTATCTTCTTCATCGGCTACGCCTTGTTCGAGATCCCTTCCAACCTGCTGCTGACCAAGTTCGGCGCCAAGGTGTGGCTGGCCCGCATCGCCATCACGTGGGGCATCGTCTCGGCCTGCTTCGCCTTCGTCCAGGGCGAGACGTCCTTCATCATCCTGCGCTTCCTGCTCGGCGTGACCGAGGCCGGCCTGTTCCCGGGCGTCATCATGTTCCTGGCCGCCTGGTTCCCCAACAAAGTCCGCGTCAAGATGTTCGCCATCTTCTACCTGGCCCAGCCGTTCTCCCAGATGATGGGCGCCCCGCTGTCGGGGTGGCTCATCAACATCGGTGACCAGGTTCCCGGCGTTGCCGGCTGGCAGGTCATGTTCTTCGTTGAAGGCATGCTGGCTGTACTCGCCGGTATTGCCGCCTACTTCTTCCTCATCAACACCCCGCAGGACGCGAAATTCCTGGACAAGGACGAGAAAAAGGCGCTTCTGGACGTTATGGCCCTCGAGGACGGGGTCAAGGAAAAGGACGGCCCCCGCGGTGTCCTCGCCGCCATGAAGAACCGCAAGGTCTGGTACTTCACCGCCATCTATTTCTGTCTCCAGATTGCCGTCTACGGCGTGACGTTCTACCTGCCGCAGCAGGTGGCACAGCTCACCGGGCAGAAGGTGGGCATCGAAGTGGGCCTGCTGGCGGCCATCCCATGGTTCTTCGGCATCTTCGCGTGCTACTTCATCGGCAAGGCCGCCAACACCATCGTCCGCCGCCGCGTCTGGGGCACGGGCCTGTTCATCTCCACGGGCCTGTGCATCTTTGGCTCCGCCTGGGCGGGCTCCAGCCACCTGCCGGCGCTGGGCATCATCTTCATCACCCTCGCGGTGTGCAGCTTCCTCTCGATCGGTCCCATCGCGTGGTCCTACCCGACGGCGTTCCTCACCGGAACGGCGGCCGCTGCGGGCATCGGCCTGATCAACTCGCTGGGTAACCTGGGCGGCTTCGTGGCCCCCATCCTGCGGACCACGGTCAACCAGGTCACCGCATCGGACACCGGCACCATGGGCGTGTACGCCCTGGGTGTCCTTCCGTTCGTGGCGGCGATCATGATGTACGCCACCAAGAGGTTCCGCAACAAGGCCGACGATCTGCTCGACAACAAGTGA
- a CDS encoding dihydroorotase, with amino-acid sequence MAENNGTYLIRGASILGAGAEDLLISDGVIAARGAAAATHPDADGATLIKAAGLVALPGMVDVHTHLREPGREDAETVETGTRAAALGGFTAVHAMANSNPVADTAGVVEQVHSLGRAAGWVDVRPVGAVTVGLAGEQLAELGAMADSRAQVRMFSDDGICVHDPVLMRRALEYVKAFDGVVAQHAQEPRLTAGAQMNEGAVSAVLGLTGWPAVAEESIIARDVLLAQHVDSRLHVCHVSTAGSVEIIRWAKERGINVTAEVTPHHLLLTDDLVRSYNPVYKVNPPLRTDADVQALRAGLADGTIDVVGTDHAPHPSEHKECEWAQAAMGMTGLETALSVVQHTMIETGLMTWADFARVTSTAAAQIGRMTDQGRPLDAGEPANVILVDPAARWTVDPAKMATMGRNSPFAGLELPGKVVATFYKGHPTVLDGQLNTPYREPSAAGAS; translated from the coding sequence ATGGCAGAGAACAACGGAACCTACCTGATCCGCGGTGCATCGATCCTGGGCGCCGGGGCCGAGGACCTGCTCATCAGTGACGGCGTCATCGCCGCCCGGGGCGCAGCCGCTGCCACCCATCCAGACGCGGACGGCGCCACGCTCATCAAAGCCGCCGGCCTGGTGGCACTGCCCGGCATGGTGGACGTGCACACGCACCTGCGCGAACCCGGCCGCGAAGATGCCGAAACCGTAGAGACCGGCACCCGCGCCGCCGCCCTGGGGGGCTTCACCGCGGTCCACGCCATGGCCAACAGCAACCCGGTGGCGGATACCGCCGGTGTGGTGGAACAGGTCCACAGCCTGGGCCGCGCGGCCGGCTGGGTGGACGTGCGTCCCGTCGGCGCCGTGACCGTCGGCCTGGCCGGCGAGCAGCTCGCCGAACTCGGCGCCATGGCCGATTCCCGCGCCCAGGTCCGCATGTTCTCCGACGACGGCATCTGCGTCCACGATCCGGTGCTGATGCGCCGCGCCCTGGAGTACGTCAAAGCCTTCGACGGTGTGGTGGCCCAGCACGCGCAGGAACCCCGCCTTACCGCCGGAGCCCAGATGAACGAGGGTGCCGTCTCCGCCGTCCTGGGACTCACCGGCTGGCCGGCGGTGGCCGAGGAGAGCATCATCGCCCGTGACGTCCTGCTGGCGCAGCACGTGGACTCCCGCCTGCACGTTTGCCACGTCTCCACCGCCGGATCCGTGGAGATCATCCGCTGGGCCAAGGAACGCGGCATCAACGTCACCGCCGAAGTCACCCCCCACCACCTCCTGCTCACCGACGACCTGGTCCGCAGCTACAACCCGGTGTACAAGGTCAATCCGCCGTTGCGGACGGATGCAGATGTGCAGGCACTGCGCGCAGGCCTGGCTGACGGCACCATCGACGTGGTGGGCACCGACCACGCCCCGCACCCGAGCGAGCACAAGGAATGCGAGTGGGCGCAGGCCGCGATGGGCATGACCGGGCTGGAAACCGCCCTGTCCGTGGTCCAGCACACCATGATCGAAACCGGCCTCATGACCTGGGCCGATTTCGCTCGAGTGACCTCCACCGCCGCGGCGCAGATCGGCCGAATGACGGACCAGGGCCGTCCACTGGACGCTGGCGAACCCGCCAACGTCATCCTGGTTGACCCCGCTGCCCGGTGGACCGTTGACCCTGCCAAGATGGCAACCATGGGCCGCAACTCCCCGTTCGCCGGCTTGGAGCTGCCGGGCAAGGTGGTGGCCACCTTCTACAAGGGCCACCCCACCGTCCTGGACGGCCAGCTCAACACGCCGTACCGGGAACCGTCCGCGGCAGGCGCCTCCTGA
- a CDS encoding SDR family NAD(P)-dependent oxidoreductase produces MATFPAERTAIITGAVSERGIGRATAGYLAAQGWNIGIIDLDDAQSQSTAKEIAAQYGVKAHGVGANIGDEASVRAAIDSIEAELPQVVALANVAGVSSPVPYLELDAAEWDRVMSINLNGVHYATRRVAESMAKNRIGRIVNISSVSAQRGGGTFSKTPYSAAKAGVIGLTRATARELGEYDITVNAISPGPVDTDIMGGTLSQERKDKLTKDLVVNRVGSTRDIAAAIAFLISEDAGYISGQTLNVDGGLYMH; encoded by the coding sequence ATGGCCACTTTCCCCGCCGAACGCACCGCCATCATCACCGGCGCCGTCTCCGAACGCGGTATCGGCCGCGCCACGGCCGGCTACCTTGCCGCCCAGGGCTGGAACATCGGCATCATCGACCTGGATGACGCCCAGTCCCAGTCCACCGCCAAGGAAATCGCCGCCCAGTACGGCGTGAAGGCCCACGGCGTCGGCGCCAACATCGGCGACGAAGCCTCCGTCCGCGCGGCCATCGACTCGATCGAAGCAGAGCTGCCGCAGGTCGTCGCACTGGCCAACGTGGCCGGTGTCAGCTCACCAGTTCCGTACCTCGAACTGGACGCCGCTGAATGGGACCGCGTTATGAGCATCAACCTCAACGGTGTCCATTACGCCACCCGCCGCGTCGCCGAATCCATGGCGAAGAACCGGATCGGACGCATCGTGAACATCTCTTCCGTGTCCGCCCAACGCGGTGGCGGCACTTTCTCCAAAACGCCGTACTCCGCGGCGAAGGCAGGGGTCATCGGCCTGACCCGCGCCACCGCCCGCGAGCTGGGGGAGTACGACATCACGGTGAACGCCATTTCCCCCGGCCCCGTCGACACGGACATCATGGGCGGCACCCTCAGCCAGGAACGCAAAGACAAACTCACCAAGGACCTCGTGGTTAACCGAGTCGGTTCCACCCGCGACATCGCAGCAGCCATCGCCTTCCTCATCAGCGAGGACGCCGGATACATCTCCGGCCAGACGCTGAACGTGGATGGCGGACTCTACATGCACTAG
- a CDS encoding PrsW family intramembrane metalloprotease: protein MSMHPHQPGSGQAGGPAGPPDPFPTQANPSWMGRVEPEYYRPAPGTNAARLPPLGPPQETLAGRRPAGLLALTVGGAALVFLSLFLVVPFLVANTGVGGFLAGFVLSLIPLSAVLLAVYLIDRWEPEPKRLLVFAFTWGAAVSIAVTLLIQPFFALTFQFSEVADFQTFMATVQAPVVEEFAKSLGLLMILLLARKHFDGPVDGIVFAFTIAGGFAFTENILYFGRAIAESANPGTDLAQIFLLRGVMSPFAHAIFTGTTGLIMGFAARRWHSGASVLAFVIGLIPAMLLHNRWNSMGAGFLSEYILVQVPIFVLAVVGIVLLRVAESRLTRQRLMEYSAAGWFSPAEVELLATPRGRRIALQWAAGYHRRPQMKAFLHAATQLAFIRQRILSGRDVRLHQMEEQQQLQRILSLRAAVAG from the coding sequence ATGTCCATGCACCCTCATCAGCCGGGTTCCGGCCAGGCCGGTGGGCCGGCCGGCCCACCGGATCCTTTCCCCACGCAGGCGAACCCCAGCTGGATGGGCCGGGTTGAACCGGAGTACTACCGGCCCGCGCCCGGAACCAATGCGGCCCGGCTGCCGCCGCTGGGGCCTCCGCAGGAAACCCTGGCTGGCCGCCGGCCCGCAGGCCTTCTGGCACTGACGGTGGGCGGCGCCGCCCTCGTCTTCCTCAGCCTGTTCCTGGTGGTGCCGTTCTTAGTGGCCAACACCGGCGTGGGCGGGTTCCTGGCAGGGTTTGTGCTGTCACTTATCCCGCTGTCCGCGGTGCTCCTTGCGGTCTATCTGATCGACCGGTGGGAACCGGAACCCAAGCGGCTCCTGGTCTTCGCGTTCACCTGGGGCGCTGCGGTGTCCATCGCGGTCACGCTGCTCATCCAGCCGTTCTTCGCCCTGACTTTCCAGTTCAGCGAGGTGGCTGACTTCCAGACGTTTATGGCCACCGTCCAGGCGCCCGTGGTGGAGGAGTTCGCGAAGTCCCTGGGCCTGCTGATGATCCTGCTGCTGGCGCGCAAACACTTCGACGGTCCGGTGGACGGCATAGTCTTCGCCTTCACCATCGCCGGCGGCTTCGCGTTCACCGAAAACATCCTCTACTTTGGCAGGGCCATCGCCGAATCCGCCAACCCGGGAACGGATCTGGCCCAGATCTTCCTCCTCCGCGGCGTGATGTCACCCTTCGCCCATGCCATCTTCACGGGAACCACCGGCCTCATCATGGGTTTCGCCGCCCGCCGCTGGCACTCCGGAGCCTCGGTGCTGGCCTTTGTCATCGGGCTGATCCCTGCGATGCTGCTGCATAACCGGTGGAACAGCATGGGCGCGGGTTTCCTGTCGGAATACATCCTGGTCCAGGTGCCCATCTTTGTGCTGGCCGTTGTGGGCATCGTCCTCCTCCGCGTCGCTGAAAGCCGGCTCACCCGCCAACGGCTGATGGAATACTCCGCGGCTGGCTGGTTCAGCCCCGCCGAGGTGGAACTGCTGGCCACCCCGCGCGGCCGGCGGATCGCCCTGCAGTGGGCGGCCGGCTACCACCGCCGCCCGCAGATGAAGGCGTTCCTCCACGCTGCCACCCAGCTCGCCTTCATCCGGCAGCGCATCCTCAGCGGCCGCGACGTCCGGCTGCACCAGATGGAGGAACAGCAGCAGTTGCAGCGGATTCTGTCACTGCGCGCCGCCGTCGCGGGCTGA
- a CDS encoding aspartate carbamoyltransferase catalytic subunit, with translation MKHLLSTEDLSLANAIRILDTAEEMAAVGDREVKKLPALRGRTVVNLFFEDSTRTRISFEAAAKRLSADVINFAAKGSSVSKGESLKDTAQTLAAMGADAVVIRHWASGAPHRLAATDWIDAAVINAGDGTHEHPTQALLDAFTMRRHWSKLAGSASTGADLTGMRVAIAGDVLHSRVARSNVWLLRTLGAEVTLVAPPTLLPIGVEHWPCKVSYDMDDTLAQGVDAVMMLRVQGERMNASFFPSTREYSRRWGFDDNRLRALDSLGLKDTIIMHPGPMNRGLEISSAAADSPRSTVLAQVRNGVSVRMATLYLLLSGDTREPAATAGAARNHSTKESN, from the coding sequence GTGAAACACCTCCTCTCCACTGAAGACCTCAGCCTGGCCAACGCCATCCGCATCCTGGACACCGCCGAGGAAATGGCTGCCGTCGGGGACCGCGAAGTCAAAAAGCTCCCGGCCCTCCGCGGCCGCACCGTGGTGAACCTCTTCTTCGAAGACTCAACCCGCACGCGGATCTCCTTCGAAGCGGCCGCCAAGAGGCTGTCCGCCGATGTCATCAACTTCGCCGCGAAGGGCTCCTCCGTCTCCAAGGGCGAATCCCTCAAGGACACGGCCCAGACGCTGGCAGCCATGGGCGCGGACGCCGTCGTGATCCGCCACTGGGCCTCGGGCGCGCCGCACCGGCTCGCCGCGACGGACTGGATCGACGCCGCCGTCATCAACGCCGGTGACGGCACCCACGAACACCCCACGCAGGCCCTCCTGGACGCCTTCACCATGCGCCGGCACTGGTCAAAGCTGGCCGGCTCCGCCTCGACCGGCGCAGACCTCACAGGCATGCGCGTAGCCATCGCCGGGGACGTCCTGCACTCCCGCGTTGCCCGCTCCAACGTCTGGCTGCTCCGCACGCTCGGCGCCGAAGTCACCCTCGTGGCGCCACCCACCCTGCTGCCCATCGGCGTCGAACACTGGCCTTGCAAGGTCAGCTACGACATGGATGACACCCTGGCGCAGGGTGTGGACGCCGTGATGATGCTGCGCGTGCAGGGCGAGCGGATGAACGCCTCGTTCTTCCCCTCCACCCGCGAATACTCGCGCCGCTGGGGCTTCGATGACAACCGGCTCCGGGCCCTGGACAGCCTGGGACTGAAGGACACCATCATCATGCATCCCGGCCCCATGAACCGTGGCCTGGAGATTTCTTCCGCCGCCGCCGACTCGCCCCGCTCCACCGTGCTTGCACAGGTGCGCAACGGCGTCTCGGTCCGGATGGCCACCCTCTATCTGCTGCTCTCCGGGGACACCCGCGAACCAGCCGCCACAGCGGGCGCGGCCCGCAACCATTCCACCAAGGAGAGCAACTGA
- the pyrR gene encoding bifunctional pyr operon transcriptional regulator/uracil phosphoribosyltransferase PyrR gives MTSVTNAPVPARVVLNQADIDRALTRIAHEILEANKGSKDLVLLGIPRRGYPLAVRLAHKIAAADPTVDATAIVGQLDVTMFRDDLSHQPTRPPYPTQLPRTGIDNKVVVLIDDVLYSGRTIRAALDAIIDLGRPRIVRLAVLIDRGHRELPIRADHVGKNLPTSSAEKVRVRLEETDTAADGSVVNEVVIEGGA, from the coding sequence TTGACTTCTGTCACAAACGCACCGGTTCCAGCCAGGGTTGTCCTCAACCAGGCGGACATTGACCGTGCACTCACTCGAATCGCCCACGAGATCCTTGAGGCCAACAAAGGGTCCAAGGACCTGGTCCTGCTGGGCATCCCGCGCCGCGGCTATCCGCTGGCCGTCCGCCTGGCACACAAGATTGCGGCCGCGGACCCCACCGTGGACGCCACCGCCATTGTCGGGCAGCTGGACGTCACCATGTTCCGCGATGACCTTTCCCACCAGCCCACCAGGCCGCCGTACCCCACACAGCTCCCGCGCACGGGAATCGATAACAAGGTTGTGGTGCTCATCGATGATGTCCTGTACTCCGGCCGCACTATCCGTGCTGCCCTTGACGCCATCATCGACCTCGGCCGTCCCCGGATCGTCCGGCTCGCTGTGCTGATCGACCGCGGCCACCGTGAGCTGCCCATCCGCGCCGACCACGTGGGCAAGAACCTGCCCACCTCATCCGCCGAGAAGGTCCGGGTCCGCCTGGAGGAAACCGACACCGCAGCCGACGGTTCCGTAGTCAACGAAGTGGTTATCGAGGGCGGCGCGTGA
- a CDS encoding 3-hydroxyacyl-CoA dehydrogenase family protein, which produces MTTTPNSARKIAVVGSGYMGGGIAQVLALGGARVALADVSAEVAQNNYERLLAESDQFVADGLFPEGSTAILKQNLWAAKDIEEAVADADFIEEAVPEVIAIKHQTLARISAAARPDAIIGSNTSTISIAELSEPVANPERFLGVHFSNPSPFIPGVEIIPHAGTSAATIGAVRDLAHAANKQTAVVKDVTGFVLNRLQYALFHEAAQLVEQGIATAEDVDTLVRTTFGFRLPFFGPFAIADMAGLDVYNFCYKSLQTEFPERFATPRILSDLVEAGKLGTKTGAGFLNVPAERTPELIAYRNRAYVAMQKLIDELGPAPIN; this is translated from the coding sequence ATGACCACAACACCCAACAGCGCACGCAAGATCGCCGTCGTCGGATCGGGATACATGGGCGGCGGTATTGCCCAGGTCCTGGCACTGGGCGGAGCCCGGGTTGCCCTGGCCGATGTCTCCGCCGAGGTGGCGCAGAACAACTATGAGCGGCTGCTGGCCGAATCGGACCAGTTCGTCGCCGACGGCCTGTTCCCCGAGGGGTCAACGGCCATCCTCAAGCAGAATCTGTGGGCGGCCAAGGACATCGAGGAAGCCGTGGCGGATGCCGACTTCATCGAGGAAGCCGTGCCCGAAGTCATCGCCATCAAGCACCAGACCCTGGCGCGGATCAGCGCCGCCGCCCGGCCGGACGCCATCATCGGTTCCAACACGTCAACCATCTCCATCGCGGAGCTGTCCGAGCCGGTCGCCAACCCGGAGCGGTTCCTGGGCGTGCACTTCTCGAACCCGTCCCCGTTCATCCCTGGCGTGGAAATCATCCCGCATGCCGGCACGTCGGCCGCCACCATCGGTGCCGTCCGGGACCTCGCCCATGCCGCCAACAAGCAGACCGCGGTGGTCAAGGACGTCACCGGATTCGTCCTGAACCGCCTGCAGTACGCACTCTTCCACGAGGCCGCGCAGCTCGTGGAGCAGGGAATCGCCACCGCCGAGGACGTGGACACCCTGGTCCGCACCACCTTCGGCTTCCGCCTGCCGTTCTTCGGTCCGTTCGCGATCGCAGACATGGCCGGCCTGGACGTCTACAACTTCTGCTACAAGTCACTGCAGACCGAATTCCCGGAACGCTTCGCCACGCCCAGGATCCTGAGTGACCTGGTGGAAGCAGGCAAGCTCGGCACCAAGACCGGCGCCGGCTTCCTCAACGTCCCCGCCGAACGCACCCCGGAACTCATCGCCTACCGCAACAGGGCATACGTGGCCATGCAGAAGCTCATCGACGAGCTCGGCCCGGCCCCCATCAACTAA
- a CDS encoding triose-phosphate isomerase family protein, producing MAECSSADHSGTPEILYIGVSTKMYMGYRDCLDWLARIQHEVDSRPALAAGRVVPFVIPSFPVLPAAGSVISGSPLLLGAQNCGWADGPWTGEVSPSLLAELGASLVEIGHAERRRHFGEDNTMIARKIRAADDAGITPLLCVGEETRNEKSGTGASGAAAFVHQQIDAAVGGDWALASRLMIAYEPVWAIGAAEPAGAGYVAAVVRSLRTLLAAHSHEAGSTLGELPVIYGGSAKPGLLPALDGVSGLFLGRFAHDAANFGKVLDEALSMTALPEPSRRNRTAPASARDGGAQ from the coding sequence ATGGCTGAATGCAGCAGCGCTGACCACAGCGGCACCCCGGAGATCCTCTACATCGGCGTCAGCACCAAGATGTACATGGGATACCGGGACTGCCTGGACTGGCTCGCCCGCATACAGCATGAAGTGGACTCCCGTCCGGCCCTTGCGGCCGGGCGGGTGGTCCCGTTTGTGATCCCTTCCTTCCCGGTCCTTCCGGCCGCCGGCAGCGTCATCTCAGGATCACCGCTTCTGCTGGGGGCCCAGAACTGCGGCTGGGCGGACGGCCCGTGGACAGGTGAGGTGTCGCCGTCGCTTCTGGCCGAGCTTGGGGCAAGCCTCGTGGAGATCGGCCATGCCGAACGGCGGCGGCACTTCGGCGAGGACAACACCATGATCGCCCGGAAAATCAGGGCAGCCGACGACGCCGGCATCACCCCGCTGCTGTGCGTGGGCGAGGAAACACGCAATGAAAAAAGCGGGACCGGAGCCAGCGGAGCGGCCGCATTTGTCCATCAGCAGATCGACGCGGCGGTCGGCGGTGATTGGGCCCTGGCATCAAGACTCATGATCGCCTACGAACCGGTCTGGGCCATTGGCGCAGCCGAGCCCGCCGGCGCAGGCTACGTCGCCGCCGTCGTGCGTTCACTCCGAACGCTGCTGGCTGCCCATTCGCACGAGGCAGGCAGCACATTGGGGGAGCTGCCGGTCATCTATGGCGGGTCGGCCAAGCCAGGGCTGCTGCCCGCGCTCGACGGCGTCTCCGGACTTTTCCTGGGCAGGTTCGCCCACGATGCGGCGAACTTCGGCAAAGTCCTCGACGAGGCACTGTCAATGACGGCTTTGCCGGAACCTAGCCGGAGGAACCGAACGGCGCCCGCGTCAGCCCGCGACGGCGGCGCGCAGTGA
- the carA gene encoding glutamine-hydrolyzing carbamoyl-phosphate synthase small subunit produces the protein MFRGSSYGAQGTALGEAVFATGMTGYQETITDPSYARQLVVQTAPHIGNTGVNSEDAESRRIWVAGYIVRDAARRPSNWRSERSLDEELIEQGIVGIQGVDTRAITRHLREHKTMRAGIFSGEAAKATDKELLDAVLASAPMEGARLAEEVSVSEAYVVDPKDHGWDGEPRFSIAAIDLGIKAMTPIRFAERGVRVHVLPATSTLEDVKAVNPDGFFMSNGPGDPATADAQVKLLRSVLDEKLPYFGICFGNQILGRALGFGTYKLRYGHRGINQPVLDRRTGKVEITSQNHGFAVDAPLDGATQAPEARYGRVEVSHISLNDDVVEGLACLDIPAFSVQYHPEAAAGPHDAAYLFDRFIDLMAVTKTGAENTTDSKTEDKK, from the coding sequence ATGTTCCGCGGCAGCAGCTACGGCGCGCAGGGCACTGCCCTGGGCGAGGCAGTGTTCGCCACCGGCATGACCGGCTACCAGGAAACCATCACCGATCCCTCTTACGCCCGCCAGCTGGTGGTGCAGACCGCGCCGCACATCGGCAACACCGGTGTGAACAGCGAGGACGCCGAGTCCCGCCGCATCTGGGTGGCCGGCTACATCGTCCGCGATGCCGCCCGCCGCCCGTCCAACTGGCGCTCTGAACGCTCCCTGGACGAGGAACTCATCGAGCAGGGGATTGTTGGCATCCAGGGCGTGGACACCCGCGCCATTACCCGCCACCTGCGCGAGCACAAGACCATGCGCGCCGGCATCTTCTCGGGTGAGGCCGCCAAGGCCACGGACAAGGAACTCCTTGACGCGGTCCTGGCCAGCGCCCCGATGGAAGGCGCCCGCCTGGCCGAGGAAGTCAGCGTCAGCGAAGCCTATGTGGTGGACCCCAAGGACCACGGCTGGGACGGCGAACCGCGCTTCAGCATTGCCGCGATCGACCTCGGCATCAAGGCCATGACCCCCATCCGCTTCGCCGAGCGCGGCGTCCGCGTCCATGTCCTGCCGGCAACCTCCACCCTCGAGGACGTCAAGGCCGTCAACCCGGACGGCTTCTTTATGTCCAACGGCCCCGGCGACCCTGCCACGGCAGACGCCCAGGTCAAGCTGCTGCGCTCCGTCCTGGATGAGAAGCTGCCGTACTTCGGCATCTGCTTCGGCAACCAGATCCTGGGACGCGCCCTGGGCTTCGGCACCTACAAGCTCCGCTACGGCCACCGCGGCATCAACCAGCCCGTCCTGGACCGCCGCACCGGCAAGGTGGAGATCACCTCGCAGAACCACGGCTTCGCTGTCGACGCACCGCTCGACGGCGCCACGCAGGCTCCCGAGGCGCGCTACGGCCGCGTTGAGGTCAGCCACATCAGCCTCAACGACGACGTCGTTGAAGGCCTCGCGTGCCTGGACATCCCGGCCTTCTCGGTGCAGTACCACCCGGAAGCCGCAGCCGGCCCGCACGACGCCGCCTACCTGTTCGACCGTTTCATCGACCTGATGGCCGTCACCAAAACCGGCGCCGAGAACACCACCGATTCCAAGACTGAGGACAAGAAGTAA
- a CDS encoding ribose-5-phosphate isomerase: MNTHAGWRIVIGNDEAGVEYKEALKALLTADSRVAAVLDIGVGANDATAYPHVAVKAARKVADGEADRALLICGTGLGVAIAANKVPGIRAVTAHDGYSVERSVLSNNAQVLTLGQRVIGLELAKKLVGEWLEYRFDESSASAGKVDAICSYEPEYTKAV; this comes from the coding sequence ATGAACACCCACGCAGGTTGGCGCATCGTCATCGGCAACGATGAGGCCGGCGTTGAGTACAAGGAAGCACTGAAGGCGCTGCTCACGGCAGACAGCCGCGTTGCCGCCGTGCTGGACATCGGGGTTGGGGCCAACGATGCCACAGCCTACCCGCACGTCGCGGTCAAGGCCGCCCGCAAGGTGGCGGACGGGGAAGCAGACCGCGCACTCCTCATCTGCGGAACGGGACTGGGTGTAGCCATCGCGGCCAACAAGGTACCCGGAATCCGTGCAGTGACCGCCCACGACGGCTATTCCGTGGAGCGCTCCGTCCTCAGCAACAACGCCCAGGTCCTCACGCTGGGCCAGCGGGTCATCGGCCTGGAACTCGCCAAGAAGCTCGTGGGCGAGTGGCTCGAGTACCGCTTTGATGAAAGTTCAGCGTCCGCCGGCAAGGTCGACGCCATCTGCTCCTATGAGCCCGAATACACGAAGGCAGTCTGA